In Castor canadensis chromosome 11, mCasCan1.hap1v2, whole genome shotgun sequence, a single genomic region encodes these proteins:
- the Rgs1 gene encoding regulator of G-protein signaling 1 isoform X2: protein MRAAAISKPKLDTMPGMFFSTNPKGLKETGRSLLDDKTQKRRPKTLLSADEVIQWSQSLEKLLANQTGQDVFGNFLKSEFSEENIEFWLACEDYKKTESDLLYSKAEKIYKAFVHSDAAKQINIDFRTRESTAKKIKAPTLTSFDEAQKVIYSLMEKDSYPRFLKSDIYLNLLNDLQANSLK from the exons ATGAGAGCAGCAGCCATATCCAAACCAAAGCTGGACACAATGCCAGGAATGTTCTTCTCCACTAACCCAAAGGGCTTGAAAGAAACTGGTCGTTCACTTCTAGATGACAAAACTCAAAAACGGAGGCCAAAGACTTT ACTTTCTGCTGATGAAGTAATACAGTGGTCTCAGTCTCTGGAAAAACTTCTTGCCAACCAAA cTGGTCAAGATGTCTTTGGAAATTTCTTAAAGTCTGAGTTCAGTGAGGAGAATATTGAGTTCTGGCTGGCTTGTGAGGACTATAAGAAAACAGAGTCTGATCTTCTGTATTCTAAGGCAGAGAAGATATACAAAGCTTTTGTGCATTCAGATGCAGCTAAACAA atcaATATTGACTTTCGGACTAGAGAATCTACAGCCAAGAAGATTAAAGCACCAACCCTTACATCTTTTGATGAAGCCCAGAAAGTCATATATTCTCTTATGGAGAAGGACTCGTATCCCAGGTTCCTAAAATCAGACATTTACTTAAATCTTCTAAACGACCTTCAGGCTAATAGCCTAAAGTGA
- the Rgs1 gene encoding regulator of G-protein signaling 1 isoform X1 → MRAAAISKPKLDTMPGMFFSTNPKGLKETGRSLLDDKTQKRRPKTFGMDMRAYLRSMIPHLESGMKSSKSKEILSADEVIQWSQSLEKLLANQTGQDVFGNFLKSEFSEENIEFWLACEDYKKTESDLLYSKAEKIYKAFVHSDAAKQINIDFRTRESTAKKIKAPTLTSFDEAQKVIYSLMEKDSYPRFLKSDIYLNLLNDLQANSLK, encoded by the exons ATGAGAGCAGCAGCCATATCCAAACCAAAGCTGGACACAATGCCAGGAATGTTCTTCTCCACTAACCCAAAGGGCTTGAAAGAAACTGGTCGTTCACTTCTAGATGACAAAACTCAAAAACGGAGGCCAAAGACTTT TGGAATGGACATGAGAGCATACTTGAGATCTATGATCCCACATCTGGAATCTGGAATGAAATCTTCCAAGTCCAAGGAGAT ACTTTCTGCTGATGAAGTAATACAGTGGTCTCAGTCTCTGGAAAAACTTCTTGCCAACCAAA cTGGTCAAGATGTCTTTGGAAATTTCTTAAAGTCTGAGTTCAGTGAGGAGAATATTGAGTTCTGGCTGGCTTGTGAGGACTATAAGAAAACAGAGTCTGATCTTCTGTATTCTAAGGCAGAGAAGATATACAAAGCTTTTGTGCATTCAGATGCAGCTAAACAA atcaATATTGACTTTCGGACTAGAGAATCTACAGCCAAGAAGATTAAAGCACCAACCCTTACATCTTTTGATGAAGCCCAGAAAGTCATATATTCTCTTATGGAGAAGGACTCGTATCCCAGGTTCCTAAAATCAGACATTTACTTAAATCTTCTAAACGACCTTCAGGCTAATAGCCTAAAGTGA